In the Campylobacter sp. RM6914 genome, one interval contains:
- a CDS encoding ribonuclease J: MNENNNEVTGSGKTNKKRRFRPKNKNKQTNSESTALVATNGSQTQSVIDNFFAAPFGNEEQHTESAPLASKKLHKHTNKKSPKVSNEANKNVKKETNQPAANTNNEVEKTGEKKARKKKIKRNLPAKLIGNEPWQQDIASAMQANEAAHELILEPLKYLNSSDHKIRITPLGGLGEIGGNMTIFETETSAIIVDIGMSFPNEGMHGVDILIPDFDYVRKIKDKIAGIIITHAHEDHIGAVPYFFKEFKFPIYATPLPLGMINNKFEEHGLKSERSLFRSVEKRKPYMIGEFEVEWIHITHSIIDASALAITTKAGTIIHTGDFKIDHTPIDGYPSDLGRLAHYGERGVLCLMSDSTNSYREGFTKSESSVGKTFDAIFAKSKGRVIMSTFSSNIHRVYQAIEWGLKYNRKVCVIGRSMERNLFTAMELGYIKLDRKIFIDANEVGKYKDDEVLIVTTGSQGETMSALYRMATDEHKYIKIKPTDQIIISSKAIPGNEGSVSTVLNFLIKSGAKVAYQDFSEIHVSGHAAQEEQKLMVRLIKPKFFLPVHGEYNHIAKHKETAISCGVDEKNIYLMSDGDQIEVCQKYMKRIKTVKTGKVFIDNQINKQIADDVVIDRQNLAESGVVMIIAQISSHNQKLIGKPRVISYGLVANKQDGEFSREMQEVLVQFLTNVKEELLKDNRMLEGQIRQVLRKHIFRKVKKYPTIVPIIYLM, encoded by the coding sequence ATGAACGAAAACAACAACGAAGTAACGGGTAGCGGAAAAACAAATAAAAAACGACGCTTCCGTCCAAAAAACAAAAACAAACAAACTAACAGCGAAAGCACAGCATTAGTAGCTACTAACGGCTCACAAACTCAAAGCGTTATAGATAATTTCTTTGCAGCTCCGTTTGGCAACGAAGAGCAACATACCGAAAGTGCGCCATTGGCCAGTAAAAAACTACACAAACACACTAATAAAAAATCTCCAAAAGTTAGTAATGAAGCTAACAAAAATGTAAAAAAAGAGACTAACCAACCAGCCGCTAACACTAACAATGAGGTCGAAAAAACAGGTGAGAAAAAAGCTAGAAAGAAAAAGATCAAACGAAATTTACCTGCAAAACTAATCGGTAACGAACCCTGGCAGCAAGACATAGCTTCTGCGATGCAAGCAAACGAAGCTGCACATGAATTAATACTTGAACCACTAAAATATCTAAACTCAAGCGACCACAAGATCCGCATAACCCCACTTGGCGGACTTGGCGAGATCGGCGGCAATATGACGATATTTGAAACCGAAACCTCGGCTATCATAGTAGATATCGGCATGAGTTTTCCAAATGAAGGTATGCACGGAGTTGATATCTTGATCCCGGACTTTGACTACGTAAGAAAGATAAAAGACAAGATCGCAGGCATCATCATCACTCACGCGCACGAAGATCATATCGGTGCTGTTCCTTATTTTTTTAAAGAGTTTAAATTTCCTATCTATGCCACTCCGCTTCCGCTTGGTATGATAAACAATAAATTTGAGGAACATGGTCTAAAAAGCGAACGCTCGCTATTTCGCTCTGTTGAAAAGCGAAAACCTTACATGATAGGTGAATTTGAGGTAGAATGGATACATATCACGCACTCTATCATTGACGCAAGCGCACTTGCCATAACAACAAAGGCAGGAACAATAATCCACACCGGCGACTTTAAGATAGATCACACTCCGATAGACGGCTATCCTAGTGACCTTGGACGCCTGGCTCACTACGGCGAAAGAGGTGTTTTATGTTTGATGAGCGACAGCACAAATAGCTATAGAGAAGGCTTTACAAAGAGCGAAAGCAGCGTCGGAAAGACATTTGACGCGATATTTGCCAAGTCAAAAGGACGTGTGATAATGAGCACATTTAGCTCTAACATCCACCGTGTTTATCAGGCTATAGAGTGGGGACTAAAATACAACCGTAAAGTTTGTGTCATCGGACGAAGCATGGAGCGAAATTTATTTACGGCGATGGAGCTAGGTTATATCAAACTTGATCGCAAAATTTTTATCGACGCAAACGAAGTCGGTAAATATAAAGACGACGAGGTGCTTATCGTAACCACCGGAAGTCAAGGCGAAACTATGAGCGCACTTTACAGAATGGCAACCGACGAACACAAATACATAAAGATCAAACCGACAGATCAGATAATAATCAGCTCAAAGGCTATACCGGGCAATGAAGGTAGCGTATCGACAGTGCTAAATTTCTTAATCAAAAGCGGTGCAAAAGTTGCCTATCAAGACTTTAGTGAAATTCACGTCTCTGGACACGCCGCCCAAGAAGAGCAAAAGCTTATGGTTAGGCTAATAAAGCCTAAATTTTTCCTACCGGTACACGGTGAATACAACCATATCGCAAAGCACAAAGAGACTGCGATAAGCTGTGGGGTCGATGAGAAAAACATCTATCTAATGAGTGACGGCGATCAAATAGAAGTTTGTCAAAAATACATGAAACGTATCAAAACGGTAAAAACCGGCAAGGTATTTATAGACAATCAGATCAATAAACAAATCGCAGACGATGTTGTCATCGACAGACAAAACCTAGCAGAGTCGGGCGTAGTAATGATAATCGCACAAATTTCAAGCCATAACCAAAAGCTAATCGGCAAACCACGCGTTATTAGCTACGGACTTGTCGCAAACAAACAAGACGGAGAGTTTAGTCGCGAGATGCAAGAGGTTTTGGTGCAGTTTTTAACCAACGTAAAAGAAGAACTCTTAAAAGACAACAGAATGCTTGAAGGTCAAATTCGTCAAGTCTTAAGAAAGCACATCTTTAGAAAAGTTAAAAAATATCCAACAATCGTTCCAATAATTTATCTAATGTAA
- the rsmA gene encoding 16S rRNA (adenine(1518)-N(6)/adenine(1519)-N(6))-dimethyltransferase RsmA, which produces MIKAKKKFGQNFLQDQGVLSKIIKAIPNETTPNFIKNVVEIGPGLGDLTFWLLNSGFLLTSYEIDDELVPILNEKFQKEVKEGRFRLINKDANEAWREQQSLSDKPYILVANLPYYVATKMILSALQDELCVGVIAMTQKEVALKFACKGEDSDFSALGVLANLNGSCELLFDVAPECFEPKPKVVSSVLQITKSHELLGEFGLFKNLSEYKNFGEFLKICFSAPRKTLLKNLSSRFDKNLLNQLFLEMNLNTNLRPHESNVALYLEIYKQIKADNERKQQRSNG; this is translated from the coding sequence ATGATAAAAGCAAAAAAGAAATTTGGACAGAACTTTTTACAAGATCAAGGCGTTTTAAGCAAGATCATCAAAGCGATTCCCAACGAAACTACACCTAATTTTATTAAAAACGTAGTTGAGATTGGGCCTGGCTTGGGTGATTTGACCTTTTGGCTTTTAAATAGCGGCTTTTTGCTCACAAGCTATGAGATAGATGATGAGCTAGTGCCGATCTTGAATGAAAAATTTCAAAAAGAAGTCAAAGAGGGACGATTTAGACTGATAAACAAAGATGCGAATGAGGCGTGGCGAGAGCAACAAAGCCTAAGCGATAAACCATATATTTTAGTGGCAAATCTTCCATATTATGTTGCCACAAAGATGATATTGTCCGCCTTGCAAGACGAACTTTGCGTAGGCGTAATAGCCATGACACAAAAAGAAGTCGCACTTAAATTTGCCTGTAAGGGCGAAGATAGCGACTTTAGCGCTCTTGGAGTTTTAGCAAATTTAAACGGCTCTTGTGAGTTGTTGTTTGACGTAGCACCGGAGTGTTTTGAGCCAAAGCCAAAGGTTGTTTCATCAGTTTTGCAAATAACTAAAAGTCATGAACTTTTAGGAGAGTTTGGTTTATTTAAAAATTTAAGCGAGTATAAAAACTTTGGGGAATTTCTAAAGATTTGTTTTAGCGCCCCCAGAAAAACTCTACTTAAAAACCTAAGCTCAAGATTTGATAAAAATTTATTAAATCAACTCTTTTTAGAGATGAATTTAAATACAAATTTACGTCCTCACGAGTCAAATGTCGCCTTGTATTTAGAAATTTACAAACAAATAAAGGCAGATAATGAACGAAAACAACAACGAAGTAACGGGTAG
- a CDS encoding ABC transporter ATP-binding protein, which translates to MYAIEVKNLTHFYGEKLIYQNLNFSVKTGNVFGILGRNGVGKSTLINILMGYIKPKSGECRVLGENSFELSAKTKQDIALLFEGFVSYDHLSIARYEEFLSSFYPNWDSVVYNDLVRLLKLNKDQKLSSMSFGQKSQVVLASLFAQDAKVLIFDDYSMGLDAGYRRLFGDFLKDYLDGKDKTVVITSHVMSDLENLIDEFLIIKRGGEIYQSNMGDFMSNFHAYKLPKELNLNEFDFKNIDEFKHHKMAYGFVNLDGFEPMNASFEDKFLGYVGLYE; encoded by the coding sequence ATGTATGCGATAGAAGTTAAAAATTTAACCCATTTTTACGGCGAGAAATTAATCTATCAAAATTTAAATTTTAGCGTAAAAACAGGTAATGTATTTGGTATTTTAGGTAGGAACGGCGTTGGCAAAAGCACACTTATAAATATACTTATGGGCTATATCAAGCCAAAGAGTGGCGAGTGCAGAGTGCTTGGAGAAAACAGCTTTGAGTTAAGCGCTAAAACAAAGCAAGATATAGCTTTGCTTTTTGAGGGATTTGTTAGTTATGATCATTTAAGTATCGCAAGATACGAGGAATTTTTGAGCTCATTTTATCCAAATTGGGATAGTGTGGTTTATAACGATCTGGTAAGGCTTCTAAAGTTAAACAAGGATCAAAAATTAAGCTCGATGTCATTTGGTCAAAAGTCGCAAGTCGTTCTTGCTTCGCTTTTTGCGCAAGATGCAAAAGTGCTTATTTTTGACGATTATTCTATGGGGCTTGATGCAGGCTATAGACGACTTTTTGGCGACTTTTTAAAGGATTATTTAGACGGCAAGGACAAAACCGTCGTTATAACAAGCCATGTTATGAGCGATCTTGAAAATTTGATAGATGAGTTTTTGATCATAAAGCGTGGTGGAGAGATTTATCAGAGTAACATGGGTGATTTTATGTCAAATTTTCATGCCTATAAGTTACCAAAAGAGTTAAATTTAAATGAATTTGACTTTAAAAATATAGATGAATTTAAACATCATAAAATGGCATACGGTTTTGTAAATTTAGATGGTTTTGAACCGATGAATGCAAGTTTTGAAGATAAATTTTTAGGTTATGTAGGACTTTATGAATGA
- a CDS encoding DUF4857 domain-containing protein has product MRAIFLKEFSRLWVFLSALFAVLVLFFSWFSFDFFFKFNAIHPEAVIWYQYVFFENEPERLTLFVVVSAFVSVALAQFLPQRNRIKCLLHLPISSFKILLWHYLFALLYFVLVWLVFGLWLLVLSVKFYPDIISIYVLINWSYYCFCSVIIYLFASAILLDMFVRRAAIFGVVAALVCVILIFYINSFFLLVALAFSGIIFGFNALLSHKQISLKLVPFFLACATVSLVLSIGGYEIFKDKFADKSERYYIFYSPSLKEFIYQENLGGHYFAYKSVSGKVFQNELDYKNELAFNYFMDLKQQGKLPVTIDGKTYSENEIRASRMSMTLSQNEANPPKIPLYPLFNPNPKISNIPSAEDMLYFGKNALTLYHHDGEKDEELTHVFNQKAKELDVKFPIQGVFGRFTNLKIFDEGLFFKDAKGDFYNIKMYNNKLSFKAVSSLKNYEYLHIVENDNTDFLGLAFKDGKIYFFDKNYVTLDTSVDGFELGKMRLRVGFDPKFIQIRLDDGDSYKAFVFDKFNLEKLGEAQLKR; this is encoded by the coding sequence ATGAGAGCGATATTTTTAAAAGAATTTAGCCGTTTATGGGTGTTTTTGTCGGCGTTGTTTGCTGTTTTGGTGCTATTTTTTAGTTGGTTTAGTTTTGATTTTTTCTTTAAATTTAACGCTATCCACCCAGAAGCCGTTATCTGGTATCAATACGTATTTTTTGAAAATGAGCCCGAGCGACTAACGCTTTTTGTTGTCGTTAGTGCCTTTGTTAGCGTTGCGTTAGCGCAGTTTTTACCTCAAAGAAATCGCATAAAATGCCTACTTCATTTGCCGATTTCTAGTTTTAAAATTTTACTTTGGCACTATCTTTTTGCGTTGTTATACTTTGTGTTAGTTTGGTTGGTTTTTGGGCTTTGGCTGCTTGTTTTGTCGGTTAAATTTTATCCTGATATTATTAGTATTTATGTGCTTATAAACTGGAGCTACTACTGTTTTTGCAGTGTTATAATTTATCTTTTTGCAAGTGCGATCTTACTTGATATGTTTGTTAGACGAGCAGCGATATTTGGAGTTGTTGCCGCTTTGGTTTGTGTGATTTTGATATTTTATATAAATAGCTTTTTCTTGCTTGTCGCCCTGGCATTTTCAGGCATTATTTTTGGTTTTAATGCACTTTTATCACATAAACAAATATCATTAAAGCTAGTTCCTTTTTTTCTTGCCTGCGCCACAGTTTCATTGGTTTTATCGATAGGGGGATATGAAATTTTTAAAGATAAATTTGCCGATAAAAGTGAAAGGTATTATATATTTTACTCGCCGAGTTTAAAAGAATTTATCTATCAAGAAAATTTAGGTGGTCATTATTTTGCCTATAAAAGCGTTAGCGGTAAGGTGTTTCAAAACGAACTAGATTATAAAAATGAGCTAGCATTTAACTACTTTATGGACTTAAAACAGCAGGGAAAACTACCTGTAACTATAGATGGAAAAACATATAGCGAAAATGAAATAAGAGCCTCCAGGATGTCTATGACATTAAGTCAAAATGAGGCAAATCCGCCAAAGATCCCTCTGTATCCACTCTTTAACCCAAATCCTAAAATTTCAAACATACCCTCAGCTGAAGATATGCTTTACTTTGGTAAAAATGCTTTAACGCTTTATCATCACGACGGCGAAAAAGATGAAGAGCTTACGCATGTTTTTAATCAAAAAGCAAAAGAACTTGATGTGAAATTTCCCATTCAAGGTGTTTTTGGGCGTTTTACAAATTTAAAGATATTTGACGAGGGTTTATTCTTTAAAGATGCGAAAGGTGATTTTTATAATATCAAAATGTATAATAATAAGCTAAGTTTTAAAGCTGTTTCTAGCTTAAAAAACTACGAGTATTTACACATCGTAGAAAATGATAATACCGACTTTTTAGGTCTTGCTTTTAAAGATGGCAAGATATACTTTTTTGATAAAAATTATGTTACTTTAGACACAAGTGTTGATGGTTTTGAGCTTGGCAAAATGAGGCTTAGAGTCGGCTTTGATCCTAAATTTATACAGATAAGGCTTGATGATGGCGATAGCTATAAGGCTTTTGTTTTTGATAAATTTAACCTTGAAAAGCTTGGAGAAGCGCAGTTAAAACGGTAA
- the hisF gene encoding imidazole glycerol phosphate synthase subunit HisF has product MQHFAKRIIPCLDVKDGRVVKGVNFVGLVDAGDPLEVAKRYNDEGADELCFLDISATHQGRNTMVDVVAKIAKELFIPLTVGGGIRTVDDISRLLNVGCDKVSLNSAAVHEPNLINEAAKKFGSQCVVVAIDIKNVGNSYNVFINGGRIDTGKDAFEWAREVERRGAGEILLTSMDKDGTKDGYDIYPTSKMSSELQIPIIASGGAGTMEHIKEAFLNGADAALAASIFHFRQIEILELKRYLSQNGVEVRL; this is encoded by the coding sequence ATGCAACATTTCGCAAAACGTATTATTCCTTGTCTTGATGTTAAAGACGGGCGCGTGGTAAAGGGTGTAAATTTCGTAGGACTTGTTGACGCAGGCGATCCTCTTGAGGTTGCTAAACGTTATAATGATGAGGGTGCCGACGAGCTTTGTTTTTTGGATATATCTGCCACACATCAAGGGCGAAACACCATGGTTGATGTGGTGGCAAAGATCGCTAAAGAGCTTTTTATACCACTTACCGTAGGGGGCGGGATACGCACGGTTGATGACATATCACGTCTTTTGAATGTCGGGTGCGATAAGGTTAGCTTGAATTCTGCTGCAGTGCATGAGCCAAATTTGATCAACGAAGCCGCTAAGAAATTTGGCTCTCAATGTGTTGTTGTTGCTATTGATATCAAAAATGTCGGAAACTCTTACAACGTCTTTATAAACGGCGGTCGTATCGACACTGGTAAAGATGCGTTTGAGTGGGCTAGAGAGGTAGAAAGGCGCGGAGCAGGAGAGATACTGCTAACGTCGATGGACAAAGATGGCACAAAAGACGGTTATGACATATATCCTACCAGCAAGATGAGTAGCGAGCTACAAATCCCTATTATCGCAAGTGGCGGAGCAGGAACAATGGAGCATATAAAAGAGGCATTTTTAAACGGCGCTGACGCCGCATTGGCTGCCTCGATATTTCACTTTAGACAGATAGAAATTTTAGAGCTAAAGCGTTATTTGTCGCAAAATGGAGTAGAGGTTAGACTTTGA
- a CDS encoding purine-nucleoside phosphorylase, with protein sequence MKEGCLFVCAGESESFDFAVPVGIGLVDSSARLSEILAQLTLFDELKSLKVSDEILHDLLAVEYSKCEILAKFLEPNVKKQKNFLPNEIIFIGSAGLYKNGELFEIFESQNAANIEISLLDDKSYVPVPQEVFNDVSRETFINSSNFITKDTLSAKKLFKLGAYAENMEFYSIMAVAKKFNIPAKGIFIATNFCNANAHKDFMHNHSLAKDMLCEYLEHKGLI encoded by the coding sequence TTGAAAGAGGGGTGCTTGTTTGTCTGTGCTGGAGAAAGCGAGAGCTTTGACTTTGCCGTCCCTGTTGGCATAGGGCTTGTAGATAGCTCAGCAAGGCTAAGTGAAATTTTAGCTCAACTTACACTATTTGACGAATTAAAAAGTCTAAAGGTTTCAGATGAAATTCTTCATGATTTGCTTGCTGTGGAGTATAGTAAGTGTGAAATTTTAGCCAAATTTTTAGAGCCAAATGTAAAGAAGCAAAAGAATTTCTTGCCAAACGAGATCATCTTCATAGGCTCGGCAGGACTTTATAAAAATGGTGAACTGTTTGAAATTTTCGAAAGTCAAAATGCTGCAAATATTGAAATTTCACTACTTGACGATAAGTCTTATGTGCCTGTTCCACAAGAGGTTTTTAATGATGTTTCACGCGAAACATTTATAAATTCTTCAAATTTTATCACAAAAGATACTTTAAGTGCCAAAAAGCTTTTTAAACTTGGTGCATATGCTGAAAATATGGAATTTTACTCTATTATGGCAGTCGCAAAGAAATTTAACATCCCAGCAAAAGGCATTTTTATCGCGACAAATTTTTGTAACGCAAATGCGCATAAGGACTTTATGCATAACCACTCGCTTGCCAAAGATATGCTTTGCGAATATTTAGAACACAAAGGTTTGATTTGA
- the rlmN gene encoding 23S rRNA (adenine(2503)-C(2))-methyltransferase RlmN, producing MKNILDYTLKELEEVVSPKFRAKQIYEWIYKKGANLFDEMTNLPQEMREKLKSEFVVEPLKCVRSETSSDKSVKYLFEAADGSRIESVLLPMKEELTHEDGGIKRHARYTICVSSQVGCRMGCSFCLTAKSGLTRNLSAGEIVGQILWIKKANNIPYERRINVVYMGMGEPLDNLTNVAKAVHILKENDGLAIAPRRQTISTSGLASQIKKLGDLNLGVLLAISLHATTDELRTKLMPINKAYNIEAVMQAVREFPIDMRKRVLFEYLVIKDLNDSINDAKTLVKLLHGIKAKVNLIYFNPHEGSQYRRPERETMIKFQDYMAVHGVTCTIRQSKGLDISAACGQLKERSKEDVKANEKSTNASDNSAKLKAQTTTSKSTNTNNQRGKNELA from the coding sequence TTGAAAAATATACTTGACTATACGCTAAAAGAGCTAGAAGAAGTTGTCTCTCCCAAATTTCGAGCTAAGCAAATTTATGAATGGATATATAAAAAGGGTGCAAATTTGTTTGATGAAATGACAAATTTGCCACAAGAAATGAGAGAAAAGCTAAAAAGCGAATTTGTTGTTGAGCCACTGAAGTGTGTAAGATCTGAAACAAGCTCGGACAAAAGCGTTAAATATCTCTTTGAAGCAGCTGACGGGTCGCGCATAGAGAGTGTCTTACTTCCTATGAAAGAGGAGCTAACGCACGAAGACGGCGGCATAAAGCGTCATGCTAGATATACGATCTGTGTTAGTTCTCAAGTTGGTTGTCGCATGGGCTGTAGCTTCTGTCTTACGGCAAAGAGTGGACTGACAAGAAACCTAAGCGCTGGTGAGATAGTAGGTCAAATTTTATGGATAAAAAAGGCAAATAACATACCTTACGAGCGTCGTATAAACGTAGTTTACATGGGTATGGGTGAGCCGCTAGATAATCTAACTAACGTTGCAAAAGCCGTGCATATCCTAAAAGAAAACGACGGTTTAGCTATCGCTCCACGTCGCCAAACGATATCAACTAGCGGTCTTGCAAGCCAGATAAAAAAGCTGGGTGATTTAAATTTAGGCGTGCTTCTAGCCATCTCGCTTCACGCGACTACAGACGAGCTGCGCACGAAGCTCATGCCGATAAACAAAGCATATAACATAGAAGCTGTTATGCAGGCGGTAAGAGAATTTCCTATAGATATGAGAAAGCGGGTGCTTTTTGAGTATCTTGTCATAAAAGATCTAAACGATAGTATAAATGATGCTAAAACCCTTGTAAAACTGCTTCACGGTATAAAAGCTAAAGTAAACCTCATATATTTTAACCCTCACGAGGGAAGTCAGTATAGACGTCCTGAGCGCGAAACTATGATCAAATTTCAAGACTACATGGCAGTACACGGTGTAACTTGCACTATAAGACAAAGCAAAGGGCTTGACATCTCTGCTGCTTGCGGTCAACTAAAAGAGAGAAGCAAAGAAGATGTAAAAGCTAACGAAAAATCAACTAACGCTAGTGATAACTCTGCTAAATTGAAAGCCCAAACTACTACCAGCAAATCAACTAACACTAACAACCAAAGAGGTAAAAATGAGCTTGCTTGA